One region of Carassius gibelio isolate Cgi1373 ecotype wild population from Czech Republic chromosome A1, carGib1.2-hapl.c, whole genome shotgun sequence genomic DNA includes:
- the LOC128019235 gene encoding B-cell receptor CD22 isoform X4 has protein sequence MFCLFSLVSLLMIPVICSKEWDINYSSMTKCALKGSTITLSGIYKHPNHLTVTEIFWTVNPSKGNSINLMTLPDYRDRVQYFQNKENRIFFLKLSNVTHTDEGMYCLRILADVQEQSYLFHPGPELKVTDKTDFTWYKNGKRLSDSIVSDQLLLRSVSRDDTGNYSCAPRDQKHLSSPAVTLSVRYPPKSVSVSISPSVIVEGDSVTLICSSDSNPPALIFRWFKENQSSSVGSGQSFIISSFNSSHSGRYSCEAQNQHGSQRSDSVSVISAGGQNTPQSGHVLSAAAGICAALICICIVIVVIQVIRKTGDSGVLGGISRQESNSTAVTDQMTTHPSEAADPYDFMYASISHKKPRKHQRAEEEDEVQYASVQHYRNTRNVTAEDRCQYGDVRDHRPAVSAGSNAEIADDSSVIYSSVKVA, from the exons atgttcTGTCTTTTTTCATTGGTTTCTCTGCTCATGATTCCTG TGATCTGCAGCAAGGAATGGGATATTAACTACTCCAGTATGACAAAATGTGCTCTAAAGGGTTCAACAATAACTTTATCAGGCATTTATAAACACCCAAATCATCTCACAGTGACAGAGATATTCTGGACTGTAAACCCATCTAAAGGCAATAGTATCAATCTGATGACTCTTCCAGATTACAGAGACAGAGTTCAGTACttccagaataaagaaaacagaaTCTTCTTTCTCAAACTCAGTAATGTGACACACACAGATGAAGGAATGTACTGCCTCAGAATTTTGGCAGATGTACAAGAACAAAGTTATCTGTTTCATCCTGGGCCTGAGCTCAAAGTGACAG ATAAAACAGACTTCACCTGGTATAAAAATGGCAAGCGTTTATCAGACTCGATCGTCTCGGATCAGCTGTTGCTGCGGTCGGTCAGCAGAGATGATACGGGAAACTACAGCTGTGCACCGAGAGATCAGAAACATCTGTCGTCTCCTGCCGTCACTCTCAGCGTCAGAT atcCTCCAAAGAGCGTCTCAGTGTCCATCAGTCCGTCTgtaatagtggagggagattcagtgactctgatctgcagcagtgactcAAACCCTCCTGCTCTCATCTTCAGATGGTTTAAGGAGAATCAAAGCTCATCTGTTGGATCTGGACAGAGTTTCATCATCTCCAGCTTTAACTCCAGTCACAGCGGACGCTACTCTTGTGAGGCTCAGAATCAACATGGATCTCAGAGATCAGACTCTGTGTCTGTAATATCTGCAG GTGGCCAGAATACACCTCAATCTGGACATGTTCTGTCTGCAGCTGCTGGAATCTGTGCTGCACTCATCTGCATCTGTATCGTTATTGTAGTAATACAAGTCATAAG GAAAACAGGAGACTCCGGCGTCCTAGGTGGCATTTCAAGACAG gAAAGCAACAGCACAGCCGTGACTGACCAGATGACCACACATCCTTCAGAAGCAGCTGATCCTTATGATTTTATGTACGCCAGCATCTCTCACAAGAAACCCAGAAAGCACCAGAGAGCTGAAGAGGAAGACGAGGTTCAGTACGCCAGCGTCCAGCACTACAGAAACACCAGGAACGTGACTGCGGAGGACAGATGTCAGTATGGAGATGTGAGAGATCACCGTCCTGCTGTTTCTGCCGG ATCAAATGCTGAAATTGCGGATGATTCCTCTGTGATCTACAGCAGCGTTAAAGTTGcatga
- the LOC128019235 gene encoding B-cell receptor CD22 isoform X1: MFCLFSLVSLLMIPVICSKEWDINYSSMTKCALKGSTITLSGIYKHPNHLTVTEIFWTVNPSKGNSINLMTLPDYRDRVQYFQNKENRIFFLKLSNVTHTDEGMYCLRILADVQEQSYLFHPGPELKVTDLRVEVPAEIIEGASPVLFCKTTCYLSDKTDFTWYKNGKRLSDSIVSDQLLLRSVSRDDTGNYSCAPRDQKHLSSPAVTLSVRYPPKSVSVSISPSVIVEGDSVTLICSSDSNPPALIFRWFKENQSSSVGSGQSFIISSFNSSHSGRYSCEAQNQHGSQRSDSVSVISAGGQNTPQSGHVLSAAAGICAALICICIVIVVIQVIRKTGDSGVLGGISRQESNSTAVTDQMTTHPSEAADPYDFMYASISHKKPRKHQRAEEEDEVQYASVQHYRNTRNVTAEDRCQYGDVRDHRPAVSAGSNAEIADDSSVIYSSVKVA, encoded by the exons atgttcTGTCTTTTTTCATTGGTTTCTCTGCTCATGATTCCTG TGATCTGCAGCAAGGAATGGGATATTAACTACTCCAGTATGACAAAATGTGCTCTAAAGGGTTCAACAATAACTTTATCAGGCATTTATAAACACCCAAATCATCTCACAGTGACAGAGATATTCTGGACTGTAAACCCATCTAAAGGCAATAGTATCAATCTGATGACTCTTCCAGATTACAGAGACAGAGTTCAGTACttccagaataaagaaaacagaaTCTTCTTTCTCAAACTCAGTAATGTGACACACACAGATGAAGGAATGTACTGCCTCAGAATTTTGGCAGATGTACAAGAACAAAGTTATCTGTTTCATCCTGGGCCTGAGCTCAAAGTGACAG ATCTCAGAGTGGAGGTTCCTGCAGAGATCATTGAGGGAGCATCACCTGTATTATTTTGTAAGACCACCTGTTACCTCTCAGATAAAACAGACTTCACCTGGTATAAAAATGGCAAGCGTTTATCAGACTCGATCGTCTCGGATCAGCTGTTGCTGCGGTCGGTCAGCAGAGATGATACGGGAAACTACAGCTGTGCACCGAGAGATCAGAAACATCTGTCGTCTCCTGCCGTCACTCTCAGCGTCAGAT atcCTCCAAAGAGCGTCTCAGTGTCCATCAGTCCGTCTgtaatagtggagggagattcagtgactctgatctgcagcagtgactcAAACCCTCCTGCTCTCATCTTCAGATGGTTTAAGGAGAATCAAAGCTCATCTGTTGGATCTGGACAGAGTTTCATCATCTCCAGCTTTAACTCCAGTCACAGCGGACGCTACTCTTGTGAGGCTCAGAATCAACATGGATCTCAGAGATCAGACTCTGTGTCTGTAATATCTGCAG GTGGCCAGAATACACCTCAATCTGGACATGTTCTGTCTGCAGCTGCTGGAATCTGTGCTGCACTCATCTGCATCTGTATCGTTATTGTAGTAATACAAGTCATAAG GAAAACAGGAGACTCCGGCGTCCTAGGTGGCATTTCAAGACAG gAAAGCAACAGCACAGCCGTGACTGACCAGATGACCACACATCCTTCAGAAGCAGCTGATCCTTATGATTTTATGTACGCCAGCATCTCTCACAAGAAACCCAGAAAGCACCAGAGAGCTGAAGAGGAAGACGAGGTTCAGTACGCCAGCGTCCAGCACTACAGAAACACCAGGAACGTGACTGCGGAGGACAGATGTCAGTATGGAGATGTGAGAGATCACCGTCCTGCTGTTTCTGCCGG ATCAAATGCTGAAATTGCGGATGATTCCTCTGTGATCTACAGCAGCGTTAAAGTTGcatga